A window of the Camelus dromedarius isolate mCamDro1 chromosome 5, mCamDro1.pat, whole genome shotgun sequence genome harbors these coding sequences:
- the TNFAIP2 gene encoding tumor necrosis factor alpha-induced protein 2, with translation MLKMMTFQGLPGQQPMPGALDFPGAPQKLPSTSEAESEASMSEASSEDLVPPLEAEVAPDRDEDEAVKKKKKKSKGLANVFSVFTKGRKKKGQPSSADTEGESESQAQLAGRLPTVEELKADLEQGRLEAAGPLLELERELRAAAAAGAASEEELVRRQSKVEALYALLRDQVLGLLRRPLEAAPERLRQALAVLAAQEREDRAAAPGPSGLAATRPRSWLQLWRRGVAQAAEERLGRPPPAGAEGRTEAERLFLHMGRTMKEDLEAVAARLKPLFPAEFGVVAAYAESYHKHFAAQLAAVAQFELCERDTYMLLVWVQNLYPNDVINSPKLAGELQGVRLGSLLPAKQIRLLEATFLSSEVTSVKELMARALELESQRWAQDVAPQRLDGHCHSELAIDIIQIISQGQAKAESITLELGTQIKHMLLVELAAVLRSYQRAFEDFLECCRQLRNYRANVMANINNCLSFRTYMEQKWQTPQDLLSPLLSPLNELKSRGFDALLQNLFADLKPLFKRFTRTRWAAPVQTLEEIISVVGERLPEFSELHDCFREELMEAVHLHLVKEYIIRLSKRRLVLKTAEQQQQLAGHILANAQLIQHFCTQIGSPAAWLHHALPTLAEIIRLQDPSAIKIEVATYATWYPDFSKGHLSAILAIKGNLSNSEVKGIRSILDIDTGAQAPSKSLFSLIKVG, from the exons ATGCTGAAGATGATGACCTTCCAAGGCCTTCCAGGCCAGCAGCCTATGCCAGGGGCCCTTGACTTCCCCGGGGCCCCCCAGAAGTTGCCCTCCACATCGGAGGCTGAGTCAGAAGCCTCTATGTCAGAGGCCTCCTCCGAGGACCTGGTGCCACCCCTGGAGGCTGAGGTAGCCCCGGATCGGGACGAGGACGAGGCtgtgaagaagaagaagaagaagtcaaAAGGCCTGGCCAACGTGTTTAGTGTCTTCAccaaagggaggaagaagaagggtCAGCCCAGCTCTGCAGACACAGAGGGCGAGTCCGAGTCCCAGGCGCAGCTGGCTGGCCGGCTGCCCACAG TGGAGGAGCTCAAGGCGGACCTGGAGCAGGGACGGCTGGAGGCGGCCGGGCCGCTGCTGGAGCTGGAGCGGGAgctgcgggcggcggcggcggcgggcgccgCGAGCGAGGAGGAGCTGGTGCGGCGCCAGAGCAAGGTGGAGGCGCTGTACGCGCTGCTGCGCGACCAGGTGCTCGGCCTGCTGCGCCGGCCGCTGGAGGCGGCGCCCGAGAGGCTGCGCCAGGCGCTGGCGGTGCTGGCGGCGCAGGAGCGCGAGGACCGGGCGGCGGCGCCCGGGCCCTCGGGGCTGGCCGCCACGCGTCCCCGGAGCTGGCTGCAGCTGTGGCGGCGGGGCGTGGCGCAGGCGGCCGAGGAGCGGCTgggccgcccgccgcccgcggGCGCCGAGGGCCGCACGGAGGCCGAGCGCCTCTTCCTGCACATGGGCCGCACCATGAAGGAGGACCTGGAGGCGGTGGCGGCGCGCCTGAAGCCGCTGTTCCCCGCCGAATTCGGCGTCGTGGCGGCCTACGCCGAGAGCTACCACAAGCACTTCGCGGCCCAGCTGGCGGCCGTGGCGCAGTTCGAGCTGTGCGAGCGCGACACCTACATGCTGCTGGTCTGGGTGCAGAACCTCTACCCCAA CGATGTCATCAACAGCCCCAAGCTGGCAGGGGAGCTGCAGGGAGTCAGGCTTGGGAGCCTCCTCCCCGCTAAGCAGATCCGGCTGCTGGAGGCCACGTTCCTGTCCAGTGAGGTG ACCAGTGTGAAGGAGCTGATGGCCCGTGCCCTGGAGCTGGAGTCACAGCGCTGGGCCCAGGATGTGGCCCCCCAGAGGTTGGACGGCCACTGCCACAGTGAGCTGGCCATCGACATCATCCAG ATCATCTCCCAGGGCCAGGCCAAGGCCGAGAGCATCACCCTTGAACTGGGCACGCAGATAAAGCATATGCTGCTGGTGGAGCTGGCTGCGGTCctgaggag CTACCAGCGTGCCTTTGAGGACTTTCTGGAGTGCTGCAGACAGCTGAGAAATTACAGGGCCAATGTCATGGCCAACATCAACAACTGCCTATCCTTCCG GACGTACATGGAGCAGAAGTGGCAGACTCCGCAGGACCTGCTGAGCCCCCTGCTGAGCCCCCTGAATGAACTCAAGAGCCGTGGCTTTGATGCCTTGCTCCAGAACCTGTTTGCAGACCTGAAG CCGCTGTTCAAGAGGTTCACACGGACCCGCTGGGCGGCCCCTGTGCAGACCCTGGAGGAAATCATCTCTGTCGTGGGCGAGAGGCTGCCTGAGTTCTCAGAGCTGCATGACTGTTTCCGGGAG GAGCTCATGGAGGCTGTGCACCTGCACCTGGTGAAGGAGTACATCATCCGCCTCAGCAAGCGGCGCCTTGTCCTCAAGACAgcggagcagcagcagcagctggcgGGGCACATCCTGGCCAACGCCCAGCTCATCCAGCACTTCTGCACTCAGATC GGGTCCCCGGCAGCCTGGCTGCATCATGCCCTCCCCACGCTCGCTGAGATCATTCGCCTGCAAGACCCCAGTGCCATCAAGATCGAGGTGGCCACGTATGCCACCTGGTACCCTGACTTCAG CAAAGGCCACCTGAGCGCCATCTTGGCCATCAAGGGGAACCTGTCCAACAGCGAAGTCAAGGGCATCCGGAGCATCCTGGACATCGACACGGGGGCACAAGCGCCCTCCAAGTCCCTGTTTTCACTTATAAAGGTTGGGTAG